The nucleotide window CGAGGGGCTAGGCGCTGGAGCTGGAAACTAATCTAAGTCCAAAAATCTTATATTTTCATATTCATTCAAAAAAACTGCACCTCAATTGTAGAATCATCAGCAATTGTGGTGCAGTTCATTTTATATGGCTTTGTTTACACAAGTATTTCTTTATAATCCTTAGGATGACCACAAGAATATCGAGTGACAATTTTAAAAGGAACGATGATTCGTTTAATTGGCTCGTTAGGATTCTCTATAATTTGAATCAAACTTTTCGCAGCCTGGTATCCCAGGTCAAAAATGTTAATATCTACAGAAGTTAAAGGCGGTCTAGCCATCTCTGCTATCAATACATTGTTAAAGCTGACGATGGAGACATCTTGTGGGACTGCAATACCCATCTCATCCAGCTTATTCAACACACCTAGTGCCATCAAGTCATCTGCAACTACCATCGCGGTTGGAGGCTGATCCAATGAAAGCAAGACTTCAACAGCATCCTGGCCGCTTTCACGGACGAATTCGTCATTCACGATATACTTATCTTCTAAATGGATTCCGGAGTTTCTTAAAGCTTTTTCATAGCCTAGCAGACGTTCAACCGTCACGACTAAATCCAGATTTCCTCCAATGAAAGCAATCCGGTCATGACCAAGCTGGATTAGATGCTCTGTCACTTCTTTGCCTGCTTTAAAATTGTCATTATCGACATAACTGGTATTTTCATCATCTTTAAAAGGCTTTCCAATCACAACAAACGGAAAATGTCTTTCCTTCAGGTAAGCAATTACCCTGTCTTCCACCTTTGAATATAAAAGGACTACTCCATCTACTCTTCCGCCCTGAACCATTGCGACCACACCGTCGAAGATTTCATCCTCTGTTTTTCCAGTCGTCATGTGAAGGGCATATTGCTTTGAGTGCGCTCCTTCGCTAAGACCTGTCAAGACGGTTGGAAAGAACGGGTTTTGGAAGACGACATCAGTAGAGCTCGGCATTACCAGGCCGATTGCCCGGGTGGATTGGCTAGCTAAGCTTCTGGCGATGAAGTTTGGGTGATACCCAAGCTGGTC belongs to Mesobacillus subterraneus and includes:
- a CDS encoding LacI family DNA-binding transcriptional regulator, with the protein product MAVTIKDVAKVANVAPSTVSRVIANSPRISEKTKERVREVMDQLGYHPNFIARSLASQSTRAIGLVMPSSTDVVFQNPFFPTVLTGLSEGAHSKQYALHMTTGKTEDEIFDGVVAMVQGGRVDGVVLLYSKVEDRVIAYLKERHFPFVVIGKPFKDDENTSYVDNDNFKAGKEVTEHLIQLGHDRIAFIGGNLDLVVTVERLLGYEKALRNSGIHLEDKYIVNDEFVRESGQDAVEVLLSLDQPPTAMVVADDLMALGVLNKLDEMGIAVPQDVSIVSFNNVLIAEMARPPLTSVDINIFDLGYQAAKSLIQIIENPNEPIKRIIVPFKIVTRYSCGHPKDYKEILV